A stretch of the Rodentibacter haemolyticus genome encodes the following:
- a CDS encoding transcriptional regulator GcvA — MYKRLPPLNSLKSFESAARHLSFTKAADELFVTQAAVSHQIKLLEDFLSVELFKRKNRSLELTEFGKIYFADINKILRKLNEATDRLLTLKNDPHLAISVPQTFGIQWLVPHLSEFNRLHPEVEVRLKGVDQDEGLLNKEIDLAIYYGKGDWQNLQVDRLGKESLLILASPELLAKNPIRSKEDLKHHILIHTHTRDNWRTMADYLALDELNIQQGPLFSHTFMALQAAIHGQGIVLANRLLALQEIEQGALQIVLETDLPDPKSFYVVNQLDRLDDEQIQAFRRWIITAIKKEENE, encoded by the coding sequence ATGTATAAACGTTTGCCTCCCTTGAATTCACTGAAATCTTTTGAATCTGCCGCACGACATTTAAGCTTCACAAAAGCGGCTGATGAGCTTTTTGTTACACAGGCAGCAGTGAGTCACCAAATTAAATTATTAGAAGATTTTTTAAGCGTAGAATTATTTAAACGTAAAAATCGTTCTTTAGAATTAACGGAGTTCGGCAAAATCTACTTCGCAGATATTAATAAAATTCTGCGTAAATTAAACGAAGCGACAGATCGATTATTAACGTTAAAAAACGATCCGCATTTAGCCATTAGCGTACCGCAAACTTTTGGTATTCAGTGGCTTGTTCCTCATTTGAGTGAGTTTAATCGGCTTCACCCCGAGGTTGAAGTGCGCCTAAAAGGGGTTGATCAAGATGAGGGATTGCTGAATAAGGAGATTGATCTTGCTATTTATTATGGCAAAGGAGATTGGCAAAATTTGCAGGTTGATCGCTTGGGAAAAGAAAGTTTGCTGATTTTGGCTTCGCCGGAATTATTGGCTAAGAATCCGATTCGCAGCAAAGAGGATTTAAAACATCATATACTGATTCATACCCATACCCGTGATAATTGGCGTACAATGGCGGATTATCTGGCATTGGATGAATTAAATATTCAGCAAGGTCCATTATTTAGCCATACTTTTATGGCATTACAGGCGGCAATTCACGGGCAAGGTATTGTTCTTGCCAATCGTTTACTTGCGCTACAAGAGATTGAGCAGGGCGCATTACAAATTGTGTTGGAAACGGATTTACCGGATCCAAAATCTTTTTATGTGGTGAATCAACTTGATCGCCTTGATGATGAACAAATTCAAGCATTTCGCCGTTGGATTATTACGGCAATAAAAAAAGAAGAAAATGAATAA